The sequence below is a genomic window from Halomonas halophila.
CCGATCGATCGCATCTTCCGCTACAACGCCCACAACGGCGAGTACGGCCCCGGCGACCCCGAGGAACACGTGCAGCTGCTGCTCGACAACATCCGCGAAGGCCAGCCGCACCGTTACGTGCGCTACCGCCAGGACGGCAGCGTGCTCGAGGTCCAGGGCAACCCCATGCCCGGCGGCGGCTTCGTCTACACCTACCAGGACATCACCCAGCAGAAGCGCACCGAGGAGGCGCTGATCCGCTCGGAGAACAACATCCGCATCTACACGGACAACGTGCCGGCGCTGATCGCCTACTTCGACAAGGACTGCCGCTACCTCTTCACCAACCGCGCCTACGAGCAGGCCTTTTCCATCGACCGCAACGCGGTGATCGGCCGCCCGCTGCACGAGGTGCTGCCGTCGGACATGCACCGCGAGCGCGCGCCCTGGATCGAGCGCGCCCTGGACGGCGAGCGGGTCAGCTTCGAGGTCTCGCTGACCCTGGCCGAAGGCATCCGCTACATGCTGGTGACCTACACGCCGCACTTCGGCGACAGCGGGGCGATCCTGGGTTTCTTCGCCCTCTACCAGGACATCACCGAGCGCCGCCGCGCCGAGATCGCCCTGCAGGAGACCAACGAGACCCTGGAGGAGCGCGTGCGCGAGCGCACCCAGGCGCTGTCCGAGGCCAACGCCGCGCTGCGCCAGGAGAACCGGGTACGCGCCGAGGCCGAGCAGGCATTGCGCCAGGCCAAGCAGGTCGCCGAAGACGCCAACGCCTCCAAGACCCGCTTCCTGGCCGCCGCCAGCCACGACCTGCTGCAACCGCTCAACGCCGCGCGGCTGTTCACCTCGGCGCTGTCCCAGGACATGCAGGCCGACGAGATGCGCCGCACCATCGGCCATATCGACAACTCGCTGCAGGCCGCCGAGGAGCTGCTCGGCACTCTGCTCGACATCTCCAAGCTCGACGCCGGGGCGCTGACTCCGCGGCGCAGCCACTTCGCCCTGGCCGACGTCTTCCGTCCGCTGCGCGCCGAGTTCGAGGTGATGGCCGAGGACCGCGGCCTCGACCTGGTGGTGGTCCCCACCCGCCAGTGGGTCGACAGCGACGCCCAGATGCTCCGGCGCATCGTGCAGAACTTCCTGTCGAATGCCATCCGCTACACCCAGGAGGGGCGGGTGATGCTGGGCTGCCGGCGCCAGGGCGAGCGGCTGTCGATCGAGGTCTGGGACTCCGGCCCCGGAATCCCCGAGGCCAAGCAGGCCGAGATCTTCCAGGAGTTCCGCCGCCTCGACCAGACCTCACGTCACAAGGAGAGCGAGAAGGGCCTGGGGCTGGGGCTGTCGATCGCCGATCGCATGGCCCGGGTGCTCGATCACCCGATCCGGGTGCGTTCCTGGGAGGGCGTGGGCACCGTGTTCTCGGTCAGCGTGCCGACGGTGGCCGCCCGCGAGGAGGAACGCCGCGAGGAAGCCAGGCCCAAGCGCGCCGGCAACAAGCTGGCCGGCAAGCGCATCCTGTGCATCGACAACGAGTCGCTGATTCTCGAAGGCATGAAGGCGATGCTCTCCGGCTGGGGCTGTGAGGTCTTCACCGCCACCTCGATCGGCGGCGCCAAGTCGGTGCTGCGCCACCTGGACGCCGACCCCGACGCGATCCTGGCCGACTATCACCTCGACAACGAGGTCACCGGCCTGATGGCCATGGAGGCGCTCGGCGAGCGACTCGAGGGCGCGGTGCCGGGCATCGTGATTACCGCCGACCGCACCGAGGAGGTCGCCGAGGAGATCAAGCGCGCCGGCTACCAGCTGCTGCTCAAGCCGGTGCGCCCCGCCGCCCTGCGCGCGCTCTTGACCCGCACCCTGCAGGCCAGCCGCGCGCCTAGCGCCTAGCTGGAAGCTGGAAAGCTGGAAAGCTGGAAAGCTGCGTAAATGAAACTGCCCCCACGGCAAGGCCATGGGGGCGACTTTTCTTCCAGCCTCAAGCTGGTGGACGCGAGGCGCCGTTCTTCCGGCGTCTCGATCCCGGCTCAGGACTGCTCCACCTTGGGCGGCTCGACCTCGAGCTTCTGGGCGGCGATCACCGCCTGGGTGCGGGAGTGCACGCCGAGCTTGCGCAGGATGGCGGTGACGTGGGCCTTGATGGTGGCCTCGGAGACGTTCAGCTCATAGGCGATCTGCTTGTTGAGCAGGCCCTCGGTGAGCATGTTGAGCACCCGGAACTGCTGCGGCGTCAGCGAGGCGATGGCCTCGGCGAAGCGCGCCTCCTCCTCGTCGGCCTCGCCCAGCGCATCGGCCATCTCCTCGGGCAGCCATACCTCGCCGTCGAGGATCTCGCCCACCGCTTCCGCGATCAGCGACAGTGACGACGACTTGGGGATGAAGCCCGAGGCGCCATAGTCGATGGCGCGGCGTACCACGTGCAGCTCGTCACTGCCGGAGACCACCGCCACCGGGATGTCGGGCGTCTGGCCGCGCAGCTGGATCAGCCCGGAAAAGCCGTGGGCGCCGGGCATGTGCAGGTCGAGCAGGATCAGATCGGCGTCCGGATGCCGGGTGACGACCTCGGTGGTGGCCTCCATGGTATCGGACTCGACGATTTCCGCCTGGGGGGCGACCTGGCGCAGCGCCTGGGTCAGGGCCGCGCGGAACAGCGGATGATCGTCGGCGACGATGAACTTCTGGGCAAAGGCCATGGATTCTCCTCCGGATCCGGGAGCAGCGGGGGCCGTCCGCCGCCTTCGGGACGCAGTGTTTGTTATCGGCATGTTACCCCATGGCCGAGGAGATGCCCAAGCGATCGTCGCCAGCTTGTCGACAATCTTGCCTCGTGCCATGAAGAAGCCGGCCCGCAGGCCGGCTTTCAGGATTGTAAGACTCCCCGGGGGGAGCCGTCATCAACGGTTGGCGCGATGCTCGATCAGGTCGTCGACCACCGACGGATCGGCCAGGGTGCTGGTATCGCCCAGGCCATCGCACTCGTTGGCGGCAATCTTGCGCAGGATGCGGCGCATGATCTTGCCCGAGCGGGTCTTGGGCAGCCCCGGCGCCCACTGGATGACGTCCGGCGAGGCGATCGGCCCGATGTCCTTGCGTACCCACTTGGTGAGCTCCTTCTTGAGCTCGTCGCTGGGCTCCACGTCGTCGGCCAGGGTCACGTAGATGTAGATGCCCTGCCCCTTGATGTCGTGGGGGAAGCCGACCACGGCGGCCTCGGCCACCGACTCGTGGGCCACCAGCGAGGACTCGATCTCCGCGGTGCCCATGCGGTGACCGGAGACGTTGAGCACGTCGTCGACGCGGCCGGTGATCCAGTAGTAGCCGTCCTCGTCGCGGCGGCAGCCGTCGCCAGTGAAGTACATGCCCTTGTAGGTGCTGAAGTAGGTCTGCAGGAAGCGCTCGTGGTTGTTCCAGATCGAGCGTGCCTGGCCCGGCCAGGCGTCGAGCATCACCAGGTTGCCCTCGGTGGCGCCCTCGAGGATGTTGCCCTCGTTGTCCACCAGCGCCGGCTGCACGCCGAAGAACGGCAGGGTCGCGGAACCGGGCTTGAGGTCGGTGGCGCCGGGCAGCGGCGCGATCATGATGCCGCCGGTCTCGGTCTGCCACCAGGTATCGACGATCGGGCAGCGCTGCTTGCCGATCACCCGATGGAACCACTCCCAGGCCTCGGGGTTGATCGGCTCGCCGACCGAGCCCAGCAGGCGCAGGCTGTCGCGGGAGCTGGAATCCATGACGTCGTCGCCGTGGGCCATCAGCGCGCGCACCGCGGTGGGGGCGGTGTAGAGGATGTTGACCTGGTGCTTGTCGACGATCTCGCCCATGCGGCCGTTGGTCGGGTAGCTGGGCACGCCCTCGAACATCAGGGTGGTGGCGCCGTTGGCCAGCGGGCCGTAGACGATATAGCTGTGGCCGGTCACCCAGCCCACGTCGGCGGTGCACCAGTAGATATCGCCGTCGTGATAGTCGAACACGTAGCGATGGGTCAGGGCCGCGTGCAGCAGATAGCCGCCGGTGGTGTGCTTGAGGCCCTTGGGCGCGCCGGTGGAGCCGGAGGTATAGAGGATGAACAGCGGGTCCTCGGCCCCCATCTCCTCGGCCGGGCAGTCGGTGGACTGCGGGTCGACCTGCTCGTGGAACCACAGGTCGCGGCCCTCGTGCCAGTCGATCTCGCCGCCGGTGCGCTGGACCACCAGCACCTTCTCGCAGACGTCGCTGCCCTCGCGGGTCAGGGCGGCGTCGACGTTGTCCTTGAGCGGCACCTGCTTGCCACCGCGCACGGATTCGTCGGCGGTGATCACCACCCTGGAGCCGGCATCCTTCACGCGCTGGGCCAGGGCGTCCGGGGAGAAGCCGCCGAACACCACCGAGTGCACCGCGCCTATGCGGGCGCAGGCCAGCATGGCCATGGCGGCCTCGGGAATCATCGGCATGTAGAGGGTGACGGTATCGCCGCGCTTCACGCCCATGTCCTTGAGGGCGTTGGCCAGCTGGCAGGTACGCTCGTGCAGCTGACGATAGGTCAGGGTCTTGGAGTCCTTGGGATCGTCGCCTTCCCAGATGATCGCGGTCTGATCGCCGCGGGTCTCGAGGTGGCGATCCAGGCAGTTGCTGCTGACGTTGAGGCAACCGTCCTCGAACCAGCGGATGTCGACGTCATGGGTGTCGAAGACGGTGTGCTTGATCTTGCTCGGCGCCTTGAACCAGTCGAGGCATTCGGCCTGTTCGGCCCAGAAGCCCTCCGGATCGTCCAGCGAGCGCTGGTACATGGCCTGGTAGGTCGCCTTGTCGGCCCAGGCCTTGCTGGCGAAGTCATCGGGTACCGGATAGACGTGCGGTTGATCACTCATGGAGTTGCCTCTGTCCTTGGGGTGGTCCCTTCAGGTTGACGATGCCGATCGCGGCGACCGGCGCCATAAGATGATTTCAGCATACTCCTCCGTTGACGCGCCTTCCCCTTAGACATTGGTATGAACGTTTTTCTTTTCTATAACAATACC
It includes:
- a CDS encoding LuxR C-terminal-related transcriptional regulator — translated: MAFAQKFIVADDHPLFRAALTQALRQVAPQAEIVESDTMEATTEVVTRHPDADLILLDLHMPGAHGFSGLIQLRGQTPDIPVAVVSGSDELHVVRRAIDYGASGFIPKSSSLSLIAEAVGEILDGEVWLPEEMADALGEADEEEARFAEAIASLTPQQFRVLNMLTEGLLNKQIAYELNVSEATIKAHVTAILRKLGVHSRTQAVIAAQKLEVEPPKVEQS
- the acs gene encoding acetate--CoA ligase; translated protein: MSDQPHVYPVPDDFASKAWADKATYQAMYQRSLDDPEGFWAEQAECLDWFKAPSKIKHTVFDTHDVDIRWFEDGCLNVSSNCLDRHLETRGDQTAIIWEGDDPKDSKTLTYRQLHERTCQLANALKDMGVKRGDTVTLYMPMIPEAAMAMLACARIGAVHSVVFGGFSPDALAQRVKDAGSRVVITADESVRGGKQVPLKDNVDAALTREGSDVCEKVLVVQRTGGEIDWHEGRDLWFHEQVDPQSTDCPAEEMGAEDPLFILYTSGSTGAPKGLKHTTGGYLLHAALTHRYVFDYHDGDIYWCTADVGWVTGHSYIVYGPLANGATTLMFEGVPSYPTNGRMGEIVDKHQVNILYTAPTAVRALMAHGDDVMDSSSRDSLRLLGSVGEPINPEAWEWFHRVIGKQRCPIVDTWWQTETGGIMIAPLPGATDLKPGSATLPFFGVQPALVDNEGNILEGATEGNLVMLDAWPGQARSIWNNHERFLQTYFSTYKGMYFTGDGCRRDEDGYYWITGRVDDVLNVSGHRMGTAEIESSLVAHESVAEAAVVGFPHDIKGQGIYIYVTLADDVEPSDELKKELTKWVRKDIGPIASPDVIQWAPGLPKTRSGKIMRRILRKIAANECDGLGDTSTLADPSVVDDLIEHRANR